In Mastacembelus armatus chromosome 22, fMasArm1.2, whole genome shotgun sequence, a genomic segment contains:
- the dctn1b gene encoding dynactin subunit 1 isoform X6 has product MSSDGGGRPVKVGSLVEVIGKGQRGTVAYIGTTLFASGKWVGVILDEAKGKNDGTVQGKRYFTCEENHGIFVRQSQIQLVDDGADTTSPETPEPGTGKVLKREILETPKSTKLRGVKPKKTPAPRKTTARRPKQPSRPASTGGKGAASGSASASAGEMSSSEPSTPAQTPLAAPVIPTLHSPGNPPAPVPSKEDVTMETQEEEALRAQVKDVEEKLETLKMKRTEDKAKLKELEKHKIQLEQLQEWKSKMQEQQAELQKQLKEAKREAKEALEAKEHYMEEMSDTADAIEMATLDKEMAEERAESLQLEVDSLKEKVEELTMDLEILKHEIEEKGSDGAASSYHVKQLEEQNSRLKEALVRMRDLSASEKQEHLKLQKQMEKKNVELDTLRSQKEKLQEEMTVAEKTIDELKEQVDAALGAEEMVEMLTERNLDLEEKVREMRETVTDLEAINEMNDELQENARETELELREMLDLGAARVREAEKRVEAAQETVADYQQTIKKYRELTAHLQEVNRELTSQQEASAELQQQLPPAEMFDFKIKFAETKAYAKAIEMELRKMEVSQANRHVSLLTSFMPESFLRHGGDHDCILVLLLIPRLICKAELISKQAQEKFDLNENCVERTGLKGAVGEQLSFAAGLVYSLSLLQATLHKYEQALAQCGVEVYKKIGSLYPEMSVHERSLDFLIDLLHKDQLDETVNVEPLTKAIKYYQHLYSIHLAEQNEDCTVQLADHIRFTQSALDCMAVEVGRLRAFLHAGQEKADLAVLLKDLETSCSDIRQFCKKIRRRMPGTDAPGIPVALSFGQQVSDTLSDCRKHLTWVVAVLQEVAAAGAQMMSPLGEQEGLAAVKLEDVAFKAGEQIYGSQGANPYEYLRQSCGIVIATMNKMATAMQEGEYDSEKPLNKNSPPVDVRAAALRAEITDAEGLGLKLEDRETVIKELKKSLKIKGEELSEANVRLSLLEKKLDSSSKDADERVEKIQTRLDEAQTLLKKKEKDFEETMDALQADIDQLESEKAELKQRINSQSKMTIDGLRGTGSSGIASIVTGVAGEEQKANMMSSVGSASGVQVIDSPLLTQQIEAQRLCIKHLKNDNNRLKAEKMRAQLAALPPLHVPKLPSRDRGRPEVLSSALYRKTDQLLETLLQMSANVKVVDVTGKSPVTPSAQLLEQTARLQSLSDTLDRLKDEVAEHVVNQQPGGRVSSDFATFPSTSFVKVKEEKQGDTVLVGRVMVPCPRGQEQVHRLVLSQSQLQRVHSLLRT; this is encoded by the exons aTGAGCTCAGACGGGGGCGGGCGGCCCGTCAAGGTGGGCTCCCTGGTGGAGGTGATCGGGAAGGGACAGCGGGGCACGGTGGCCTACATCGGCACCACGCTCTTTGCCTCTGGAAAATGGGTGGGTGTCATCCTGGATGAGGCCAAGGGCAAGAATGATGGCACCGTACAAGGCAAGCGCTACTTCACCTGTGAGGAGAATCATGGGATTTTTGTGCGACAGTCACAG ATCCAGCTCGTTGACGATGGAGCAGACACGACGTCTCCAGAGACACCTGAGCCCGGCACCGGCAAGGTTCTCAAACGAg AGATCCTGGAGACGCCCAAGTCCACTAAACTG CGAGGAGTGAAGCCCAAAAAG ACTCCTGCGCCCCGGAAG ACCACGGCCAGAAGGCCCAAG CAGCCCAGCCGGCCTGCGAGCACTGGTGGGAAGGGGGCTGCCTCCGGCTCGGCCTCCGCCTCTGCCGGAGAAATGAGCAGCAGCGAACCCAGCACACCAGCCCAGACGCCCCTCGCTGCTCCGGTCATTCCCACCCTCCACTCTCCTGGAAACCCTCCAGCCCCCGTCCCCAGCAAG GAGGACGTCACTATGGAAACACAG gaggaggaggctctCCGTGCTCAGGTGAAGGACGtggaggagaagctggagaCGCTGAAGATGAAGCGGACGGAGGACAAAGCCAAActgaaggagctggagaagCACAAGATCCAGttggagcagctgcaggagtGGAAGTCCAAGATGCAGGAGCAGCAGGCCgagctgcagaaacagctcAAAGAGGCCAAGAGG GAGGCTAAAGAGGCCCTGGAGGCGAAGGAGCATTACATGGAGGAGATGTCGGACACTGCGGATGCGATCGAGATGGCGACGCTAGATAAAGAGATGGCCGAGGAGAGAGCggagtctctgcagctggaGGTCGACTCCCTCAAGGAGAAAGTGGAGGAGCTCACCATGGACCTGGAGATCCTCAAGCATGAGATAGAAGAGAAAG GTTCAGATGGAGCTGCCTCCAGTTATCATGTCAAACAGCTGGAAGAGCAGAACAGCAGACTGAAAGAAGCTCTGGTCAG GATGCGCGATCTGTCAGCGTCAGAGAAGCAGGAACATTTGAAGTTGCAGAAGCAGATGGAGAAGAAGAATGTGGAGCTGGACACTCTGAGGAGCCAGAAAGAAAAACTACAGGAAGAGATGACAGTGGCAGAGAAGACCATCGACGAGCTGAAAgagcag GTGGATGCAGCCTTAGGTGCAGAGGAGATGGTGGAGATGCTGACAGAAAGAAACCTGGACCTGGAGGAGAAAGTCCGAGAGATGAGAGAGACAGTTACTGACCTG GAGGCGATCAATGAGATGAACGACGAGCTGCAGGAGAACGCCAGAGAGACGGAGCTGGAGCTGAGAGAGATGCTGGACCTGGGAGCAGCCAGAGTCCGAGAGGCAGAAAAACGAGTGGAAGCTGCTCAGGAAACTGTGGCCGATTATCAGCAGACCATCAAGAAGTACCGCGAGCTCACTGCTCACCTGCAG GAGGTGAACAGAGAACTGACGAGCCAACAGGAGGCTtcagctgagctgcagcagcagctgccgcCAGCAGAGATGTTTGATTTCAAGATCAAGTTTGCAGAGACAAAGGCCTACGCCAAG GCCATTGAGATGGAGCTGAGGAAGATGGAGGTGAGTCAGGCCAACAGACACGTTTCTCTTCTCACCTCCTTCATGCCCGAGTCCTTCCTTCGTCACGGTGGAGACCACGACTGCATCCTGGTGCTGCTGCTCATCCCCAGGCTCATCTGCAAG GCCGAGCTGATCAGCAAACAGGCACAGGAGAAGTTTGACCTGAATGAGAACTGCGTGGAGCGGACGGGCCTGAAGGGAGCTGTCGGGGAGCAGCTGAGCTTCGCCGCTGGGCTGGTCTACTCACTCAGTCTGCTGCAGGCCACGCTCCACAAATACGAGCA agctcTGGCTCAGTGCGGTGTTGAGGTCTATAAGAAGATCGGTTCTCTGTATCCTGAGATGAGCGTCCATGAACGGTCTCTGGATTTCCTCATCGACCTGCTGCACAAAGACCAGCTGGATGAGACCGTCAATGTGGAGCCACTCACCAAGGCCATTAAATACTatcag CACCTGTACAGCATCCACCTGGCAGAGCAGAATGAGGACTGCACTGTGCAGCTGGCTGATCACATCAGA TTTACCCAGAGTGCCTTGGACTGCATGGCCGTGGAGGTTGGTCGTCTGCGGGCGTTCCTGCACGCGGGTCAGGAGAAGGCCGACCTCGCCGTGCTGCTGAAGGACCTGGAGACATCCTGCAGCGACATCCGACAGTTCTGCAAGAAGATCCGACGCAGGATGCCAGGAACAGACGCACCCGGCATCCCAGTTGCACTCAGCTTTGGACAGCAg GTGTCGGACACCCTGTCAGACTGTAGGAAGCACCTGACCTGGGTGGTGGCGGTGCTGCAGGAAGTGGCAGCAGCTGGAGCTCAGATGATGTCGCCACTCGGTGAGCAGGAGGGGCTGGCCGCTGTCAAACTGGAAGATGTGGCGTTCAAGGCGGGAGAGCAG aTCTACGGCTCACAGGGGGCCAACCCCTATGAGTATCTGCGACAGTCCTGTGGCATCGTCATAGCAACCATGAACAAGATGGCCACCGCCATGCAGGAGGGCGAGTATGACTCTGAGAAACCTCTAAACAAG AACTCTCCACCTGTGGACGTGCGAGCGGCGGCTCTGCGAGCAGAAATCACAGATGCAGAAGGTCTCGGCTTGAAGCTGGAGGACAGAGAAACAGTCATCAAAGAGCTGAAGAAGTCCCTGAAGATCAag GGAGAGGAGCTGAGCGAGGCGAACGTGCGTCTCAGTCTACTGGAGAAGAAACTGGACAGCTCGTCCAAAGATGCAGACGAACGTGTTGAGAAGATTCAGACTCGGCTGGACGAGGCCCAGACTCTgctgaagaagaaggaaaa GGATTTCGAGGAGACGATGGACGCGCTGCAGGCCGACATCGACCAGCTGGAGTCGGAGAAGGCCGAGCTGAAGCAGCGAATCAACAGCCAATCAAAGATGACCATCGACGGACTGAGAGGAACCGGCTCGTCAGGAATCGCTTCCATCGTCACAGGAGTGGCAGGAG AGGAACAAAAAG CGAACATGATGTCCAGTGTTGGATCAGCTTCTGGCGTCCAGGTGATCGACTCTCCTCTGCTGACTCAGCAGATTGAGGCTCAGAGGCTGTGCATCAAACACCTGAAGAACGACAACAACAGACTGAAG GCAGAGAAGATGCGTGCTCAGCTCGCTGCTCTGCCTCCCCTCCATGTGCCCAAACTTCCCTCCAGAGACCGGGGACGCCCTGAAGTGCTCTCGAGCGCCCTCTATCGCAAAACCGACCAGCTGCTGGAGACTCTGCTGCAGATGAGTGCCAACGTAAAGGTGGTGGACGTCACCGGGAAATCTCCAG TGACACCTAGTGCTCAGCTCCTGGAACAAACAGCCAGACTACAGTCCCTGAGTGACACACTGGACAGACTGAAG GATGAAGTAGCAGAGCACGTCGTCAACCAGCAACCCGGAGGTCGAGTCTCATCGGACTTCGCCACATTCCCTTCAACCTCGTTTGTAAAG gtgaaggaggagaagcaggGCGACACCGTGCTGGTGGGTCGGGTCATGGTGCCGTGTCCCCGTGGTCAGGAGCAGGTCCACCGCCTTGTCCTGtcacagtctcagctgcagaggGTCCACAGTCTGCTGCGCACCTAA
- the dctn1b gene encoding dynactin subunit 1 isoform X1, with protein MSQTRRNMHNRTTSSGSSRMSSDGGGRPVKVGSLVEVIGKGQRGTVAYIGTTLFASGKWVGVILDEAKGKNDGTVQGKRYFTCEENHGIFVRQSQIQLVDDGADTTSPETPEPGTGKVLKREILETPKSTKLRGVKPKKTPAPRKTTARRPKQPSRPASTGGKGAASGSASASAGEMSSSEPSTPAQTPLAAPVIPTLHSPGNPPAPVPSKEDVTMETQEEEALRAQVKDVEEKLETLKMKRTEDKAKLKELEKHKIQLEQLQEWKSKMQEQQAELQKQLKEAKREAKEALEAKEHYMEEMSDTADAIEMATLDKEMAEERAESLQLEVDSLKEKVEELTMDLEILKHEIEEKGSDGAASSYHVKQLEEQNSRLKEALVRMRDLSASEKQEHLKLQKQMEKKNVELDTLRSQKEKLQEEMTVAEKTIDELKEQVDAALGAEEMVEMLTERNLDLEEKVREMRETVTDLEAINEMNDELQENARETELELREMLDLGAARVREAEKRVEAAQETVADYQQTIKKYRELTAHLQEVNRELTSQQEASAELQQQLPPAEMFDFKIKFAETKAYAKAIEMELRKMEVSQANRHVSLLTSFMPESFLRHGGDHDCILVLLLIPRLICKAELISKQAQEKFDLNENCVERTGLKGAVGEQLSFAAGLVYSLSLLQATLHKYEQALAQCGVEVYKKIGSLYPEMSVHERSLDFLIDLLHKDQLDETVNVEPLTKAIKYYQHLYSIHLAEQNEDCTVQLADHIRFTQSALDCMAVEVGRLRAFLHAGQEKADLAVLLKDLETSCSDIRQFCKKIRRRMPGTDAPGIPVALSFGQQVSDTLSDCRKHLTWVVAVLQEVAAAGAQMMSPLGEQEGLAAVKLEDVAFKAGEQIYGSQGANPYEYLRQSCGIVIATMNKMATAMQEGEYDSEKPLNKNSPPVDVRAAALRAEITDAEGLGLKLEDRETVIKELKKSLKIKGEELSEANVRLSLLEKKLDSSSKDADERVEKIQTRLDEAQTLLKKKEKDFEETMDALQADIDQLESEKAELKQRINSQSKMTIDGLRGTGSSGIASIVTGVAGEEQKANMMSSVGSASGVQVIDSPLLTQQIEAQRLCIKHLKNDNNRLKAEKMRAQLAALPPLHVPKLPSRDRGRPEVLSSALYRKTDQLLETLLQMSANVKVVDVTGKSPVTPSAQLLEQTARLQSLSDTLDRLKDEVAEHVVNQQPGGRVSSDFATFPSTSFVKVKEEKQGDTVLVGRVMVPCPRGQEQVHRLVLSQSQLQRVHSLLRT; from the exons ACCaccagcagcggcagcagcaggaTGAGCTCAGACGGGGGCGGGCGGCCCGTCAAGGTGGGCTCCCTGGTGGAGGTGATCGGGAAGGGACAGCGGGGCACGGTGGCCTACATCGGCACCACGCTCTTTGCCTCTGGAAAATGGGTGGGTGTCATCCTGGATGAGGCCAAGGGCAAGAATGATGGCACCGTACAAGGCAAGCGCTACTTCACCTGTGAGGAGAATCATGGGATTTTTGTGCGACAGTCACAG ATCCAGCTCGTTGACGATGGAGCAGACACGACGTCTCCAGAGACACCTGAGCCCGGCACCGGCAAGGTTCTCAAACGAg AGATCCTGGAGACGCCCAAGTCCACTAAACTG CGAGGAGTGAAGCCCAAAAAG ACTCCTGCGCCCCGGAAG ACCACGGCCAGAAGGCCCAAG CAGCCCAGCCGGCCTGCGAGCACTGGTGGGAAGGGGGCTGCCTCCGGCTCGGCCTCCGCCTCTGCCGGAGAAATGAGCAGCAGCGAACCCAGCACACCAGCCCAGACGCCCCTCGCTGCTCCGGTCATTCCCACCCTCCACTCTCCTGGAAACCCTCCAGCCCCCGTCCCCAGCAAG GAGGACGTCACTATGGAAACACAG gaggaggaggctctCCGTGCTCAGGTGAAGGACGtggaggagaagctggagaCGCTGAAGATGAAGCGGACGGAGGACAAAGCCAAActgaaggagctggagaagCACAAGATCCAGttggagcagctgcaggagtGGAAGTCCAAGATGCAGGAGCAGCAGGCCgagctgcagaaacagctcAAAGAGGCCAAGAGG GAGGCTAAAGAGGCCCTGGAGGCGAAGGAGCATTACATGGAGGAGATGTCGGACACTGCGGATGCGATCGAGATGGCGACGCTAGATAAAGAGATGGCCGAGGAGAGAGCggagtctctgcagctggaGGTCGACTCCCTCAAGGAGAAAGTGGAGGAGCTCACCATGGACCTGGAGATCCTCAAGCATGAGATAGAAGAGAAAG GTTCAGATGGAGCTGCCTCCAGTTATCATGTCAAACAGCTGGAAGAGCAGAACAGCAGACTGAAAGAAGCTCTGGTCAG GATGCGCGATCTGTCAGCGTCAGAGAAGCAGGAACATTTGAAGTTGCAGAAGCAGATGGAGAAGAAGAATGTGGAGCTGGACACTCTGAGGAGCCAGAAAGAAAAACTACAGGAAGAGATGACAGTGGCAGAGAAGACCATCGACGAGCTGAAAgagcag GTGGATGCAGCCTTAGGTGCAGAGGAGATGGTGGAGATGCTGACAGAAAGAAACCTGGACCTGGAGGAGAAAGTCCGAGAGATGAGAGAGACAGTTACTGACCTG GAGGCGATCAATGAGATGAACGACGAGCTGCAGGAGAACGCCAGAGAGACGGAGCTGGAGCTGAGAGAGATGCTGGACCTGGGAGCAGCCAGAGTCCGAGAGGCAGAAAAACGAGTGGAAGCTGCTCAGGAAACTGTGGCCGATTATCAGCAGACCATCAAGAAGTACCGCGAGCTCACTGCTCACCTGCAG GAGGTGAACAGAGAACTGACGAGCCAACAGGAGGCTtcagctgagctgcagcagcagctgccgcCAGCAGAGATGTTTGATTTCAAGATCAAGTTTGCAGAGACAAAGGCCTACGCCAAG GCCATTGAGATGGAGCTGAGGAAGATGGAGGTGAGTCAGGCCAACAGACACGTTTCTCTTCTCACCTCCTTCATGCCCGAGTCCTTCCTTCGTCACGGTGGAGACCACGACTGCATCCTGGTGCTGCTGCTCATCCCCAGGCTCATCTGCAAG GCCGAGCTGATCAGCAAACAGGCACAGGAGAAGTTTGACCTGAATGAGAACTGCGTGGAGCGGACGGGCCTGAAGGGAGCTGTCGGGGAGCAGCTGAGCTTCGCCGCTGGGCTGGTCTACTCACTCAGTCTGCTGCAGGCCACGCTCCACAAATACGAGCA agctcTGGCTCAGTGCGGTGTTGAGGTCTATAAGAAGATCGGTTCTCTGTATCCTGAGATGAGCGTCCATGAACGGTCTCTGGATTTCCTCATCGACCTGCTGCACAAAGACCAGCTGGATGAGACCGTCAATGTGGAGCCACTCACCAAGGCCATTAAATACTatcag CACCTGTACAGCATCCACCTGGCAGAGCAGAATGAGGACTGCACTGTGCAGCTGGCTGATCACATCAGA TTTACCCAGAGTGCCTTGGACTGCATGGCCGTGGAGGTTGGTCGTCTGCGGGCGTTCCTGCACGCGGGTCAGGAGAAGGCCGACCTCGCCGTGCTGCTGAAGGACCTGGAGACATCCTGCAGCGACATCCGACAGTTCTGCAAGAAGATCCGACGCAGGATGCCAGGAACAGACGCACCCGGCATCCCAGTTGCACTCAGCTTTGGACAGCAg GTGTCGGACACCCTGTCAGACTGTAGGAAGCACCTGACCTGGGTGGTGGCGGTGCTGCAGGAAGTGGCAGCAGCTGGAGCTCAGATGATGTCGCCACTCGGTGAGCAGGAGGGGCTGGCCGCTGTCAAACTGGAAGATGTGGCGTTCAAGGCGGGAGAGCAG aTCTACGGCTCACAGGGGGCCAACCCCTATGAGTATCTGCGACAGTCCTGTGGCATCGTCATAGCAACCATGAACAAGATGGCCACCGCCATGCAGGAGGGCGAGTATGACTCTGAGAAACCTCTAAACAAG AACTCTCCACCTGTGGACGTGCGAGCGGCGGCTCTGCGAGCAGAAATCACAGATGCAGAAGGTCTCGGCTTGAAGCTGGAGGACAGAGAAACAGTCATCAAAGAGCTGAAGAAGTCCCTGAAGATCAag GGAGAGGAGCTGAGCGAGGCGAACGTGCGTCTCAGTCTACTGGAGAAGAAACTGGACAGCTCGTCCAAAGATGCAGACGAACGTGTTGAGAAGATTCAGACTCGGCTGGACGAGGCCCAGACTCTgctgaagaagaaggaaaa GGATTTCGAGGAGACGATGGACGCGCTGCAGGCCGACATCGACCAGCTGGAGTCGGAGAAGGCCGAGCTGAAGCAGCGAATCAACAGCCAATCAAAGATGACCATCGACGGACTGAGAGGAACCGGCTCGTCAGGAATCGCTTCCATCGTCACAGGAGTGGCAGGAG AGGAACAAAAAG CGAACATGATGTCCAGTGTTGGATCAGCTTCTGGCGTCCAGGTGATCGACTCTCCTCTGCTGACTCAGCAGATTGAGGCTCAGAGGCTGTGCATCAAACACCTGAAGAACGACAACAACAGACTGAAG GCAGAGAAGATGCGTGCTCAGCTCGCTGCTCTGCCTCCCCTCCATGTGCCCAAACTTCCCTCCAGAGACCGGGGACGCCCTGAAGTGCTCTCGAGCGCCCTCTATCGCAAAACCGACCAGCTGCTGGAGACTCTGCTGCAGATGAGTGCCAACGTAAAGGTGGTGGACGTCACCGGGAAATCTCCAG TGACACCTAGTGCTCAGCTCCTGGAACAAACAGCCAGACTACAGTCCCTGAGTGACACACTGGACAGACTGAAG GATGAAGTAGCAGAGCACGTCGTCAACCAGCAACCCGGAGGTCGAGTCTCATCGGACTTCGCCACATTCCCTTCAACCTCGTTTGTAAAG gtgaaggaggagaagcaggGCGACACCGTGCTGGTGGGTCGGGTCATGGTGCCGTGTCCCCGTGGTCAGGAGCAGGTCCACCGCCTTGTCCTGtcacagtctcagctgcagaggGTCCACAGTCTGCTGCGCACCTAA